A window of Pseudomonadota bacterium genomic DNA:
TCTCCGTCACGCTGAAGCTCTACCTGGCCGAAAGCGTGATCAGCGACCAGGGGGCCGCCTTCGTGTTCCTGTTGTACATCGCTCAGGCCAGCGTCATGACGCTGGCGGGCATAGTGCCGCTGTACATCATGAAGCTCCGGCTGCGTGATCTCTTTGCCGTGCGAGGTTAGGCGGGCGACCAGCGCACCGCCAAGAAGCGCCCGGCGGTCGTTGTGAGCCCGGAGAGCTCGAGTTTGGCGGTTTTGGGTTGCTCTGGTGGGCGCCGTGTGGCCGGGGGTCTCGTGCTCGGCGCGCGGGTCCCCCCGAACTCGCGCGTGGAAGGTGGAAGCGGCCTGGAGGCGGCTTAGCGATGAGAGCTGGCGCTGGAATCTCTGCCCCTGCCCTTGCCCGGGACGCGGTGGGCAGCGTGCACTCCGACCACACCGACCTGTCTACCGACAAGTGGGCATGCACGATGAGCCCTGGCCACTGCTTGGAGCGCGGTACCGTAGCGGTCCGTAGCGCCGCGAAGCTCCTCGGCGATCTTGTCCCGGAGAATTCAGGATGGATTTGCGGTCTTGGAGGCGCGGCGCGGGGCCGTAGCGGTAGACTTTGGCAGGCATTTCGGGGACTTCGCTCCAGCATGACGGGCTCCGGCGATCGCCCGCCGAAAACCAAACGAGTCTGCTGAGTTACTGCAAGGTTTTAAGGTTTTCAGCGATAAGGCTGTGGGAACTCATCAGCGTGAAACAGATTCGGAGCTTCGCGCAGATCACCGAGGCCGCCGGCGAGCAGCCGCTTCGCTCTGGCGGCGCGTCCAGAGTGCTGGCGGAGACCACGCCTGCACGGTAGATTAGTTTCATGAGTAACGCCATGCGGACCGCGGAGGAAATCCTCGAGCAGGCAAAGCGACTCTCCCCCGCGGAGCGTCGCCACGTGGCGGAGGAGCTCCTCGCAGAGTTCGACAAAGGCGAGGCTGCCGAAGCTCAGGTGCCGGAGCGGGGCCCGTACGCCAAGTGGTTGGACGCGGTGGGCAGCGTGCACTCCGACCACACCGACTTATCTACCGACAAGTACGAGCACGTCGCCGCTGCCTCCCTGCACGGGCACGATGAGGCGTGAAGCGCGTCTTCGTTGACACCAGCGGCTTCGTCGCGATTCTTGTCGCCGAGGATGTTTCCCATGCGCGGGCACGAGACCTGCTCGCCCATGCCAACGCCGAGCGATGGCGGCTTGTCACCACAAACGTGGTGGTGTTCGAGACGTACGGCGTGCTGCTGATCCGCTCGCGCGACAAGCGCCGTGCCGCCATGACCTTCCTCGACCTAGTGGCGACGGGCACGTGCTGGGTGGAGAGGGTCCGCCGCACGGACGAGGCGAATGCACTCTCGATCTTGCGCAGCCACAAGGACAAGAACTACTCCTACTGCGACGCACTGAGCTTCGCGGTTATGGAGCGACTCGGCGTCTCCGACGCGATCGCCTTCGACCGGCACTTCCGCACGTACGGGCGCTTCACCATTTTGTAGCTTGCTTCCACCCGCTGCCGGCTCGGTCTCAGAGCCGCGAAACTGTCCGGCGTTGGCCGCCGAGGATCGTTGTACCACGCTCGCTAGTCACGAGTCGCACACTATGCGGTGGTGGCGCTGATCGATGACGAGCTCATATTGGTCGCGTTTACGCTTCCACTTCCACCCCCGGTCGGTACAGTACAGATAGATGGGCGTGCGCTTCCGGATCGATGGAGCGGCCGGAGGCTGGTGACCGACGCTGACCGCAGTGCGACATGGGTGGCGGCCGCCAGGCGGGTGGCGGCAGATCCGCCGGTTCGGATGCGTAAGTCAGCGAAAGAATTGGAATCTGGTGGCGGAACGGGAGTTGCGTCTCACCCTGGCATGACTGCGCCGCGCCAGTACCTGCCAGGTTCAACCTACCTTGTCACGCGTCGCGTTGTTCGACGTCACTACTTGTTCCGACCGGACGAGGAGGTGAACCGCATCTACTTGTACTGTCTGGCCGTAGCGAGCGAACAACACGGTGTCGAAGTACATAGCTTCCGTAGCGAGCGAACAACACGGTGTCGAAGTACATAGCTTCACGCTGCTTTCGACGCACGAACATCTGGTGGTGACGGACGTGCGAGGAGCGATGCGCGACTTCTTGCGAGACTTTCATCGCTATGTCGCGCTATGCATGTAGGAGCATCGTGATTGGGAAGGCATCCTCTGGGACGGCAGTGAGCCGTCAGTGGTGCATCTGAAGAACTCCTTTGCCGTGGTGGAACGAGCTGCATACGTCGCCGCGAATCCGGTTGCT
This region includes:
- a CDS encoding PIN domain-containing protein, producing the protein MKRVFVDTSGFVAILVAEDVSHARARDLLAHANAERWRLVTTNVVVFETYGVLLIRSRDKRRAAMTFLDLVATGTCWVERVRRTDEANALSILRSHKDKNYSYCDALSFAVMERLGVSDAIAFDRHFRTYGRFTIL